One genomic region from Strix uralensis isolate ZFMK-TIS-50842 chromosome 19, bStrUra1, whole genome shotgun sequence encodes:
- the COG1 gene encoding conserved oligomeric Golgi complex subunit 1 isoform X2: MAAAAPTSAPPRLRAEAAMAARGAEAEALFEAHTAAELRAVERRLRAGIEQKREELRQMVGERYRDLIEAADTIAEMRLSAERLLGAVRGLQRGGAARPGPAAPARPPAQESFYRAAAQLKLLLDVPEKVWGAVEAGRYLPAARLHLLGGHLRCQLQLDAPRARASPVLARFPILLRQVAAASHLRSTILQESKSLLKSQTVSDQAVAEALCAIMLLEDSSPRQALADFLLARKLAIQQLLNQPHHGAGIKAQVCSLMELLTTTLYQAHALFYTLPEGMPPDPALPCGLLFSTLESTTAPHPAGRGGVLEEEVKLSSWFRYLPESVVEFQPALRTLAHPISQDYLRDTLQKWIAMCSDDIRAGVSNLLVYVKSMKGLAGIRDAVWELLTSESISQNWEAVCRRLLDKPASFWEDLLQQLFLDRLETLTKEGFDSISSSSKQLLTLALQELEVKSSTSTLSKHIQFEHNVAQFLWSESSSDLPSDAAWVNVANRGQLAKSGLSMKAQALTPCVQSFCSALDSKLEARLDDLLSYLPTDSSAIKEAAPTGQLRSAFDRYADAGTVEGLLRHHCVACIHHILGCVREELQRAQTLQGGQEDAPSDARLNAVLFMARLCQSLTELCPHLKRCILGRSGSAETALKETRSTKKLGKGKVAQEVTPVQAKWQGVKAELLQQSLFAYQIWSSAITKGLVQCFTRTLLLDTAGSVLATATNWDEIEIQEETESGNSVTSKIRLPAQPSWYVQCLLFSLCQEVNRVGGHTLPKVTLQELLRTCMTEVLAAYEKLVEEKQEKKTGTFPMTQNRALQLLYDLRYLSIILTAKSEEGKTSRIKPDSGIEAVTDFLEGHIDPFDLDVFTPHLNSNLNRLIQRTSVLFGLLTGTEHQYPGRSGALSSQELHNILPLASSQIRFGLLPLSMSSSRKSKSAPRSTERVQVPPPALPRAEDEVSRPGSLFRQLVSEEEDTAAPSLFKLGWLSGMTK; encoded by the exons atggcggcggcggcgcccacGTCAGCGCCGCCCCGGTTGCGGGCCGAGGCGGCCatggcggcgcggggcgcggaggCCGAGGCGCTTTTCGAGGCGCACACGGCGGCCGAGCTGCGGGCGGTGGAGCGGCGGTTACGGGCCGGCATCGAGCAGAAGCGGGAGGAGCTGCGACAGATGGTGGGCGAGCGGTATCGCGACCTCATCGAAGCGGCCGACACCATCGCCGAGATGCGCCTCAGCGCCGAGCGCCTGCTGGGCGCCGTGCGGGGCCTAcagcggggcggcgcggcgcggcccggccccgcggcgccg gctCGGCCGCCGGCTCAGGAGAGTTTCTACCGGGCAGCGGCgcagctgaagctgctgctggatGTCCCCGAGAAGGTGTGGGGTGCCGTGGAGGCCGGCCGGTACCTGCCCGCCGCCCGACTCCACTTGCTCGGTGGCCACCTCCGCTGTCAGCTGCAGCTCGATGCGCCCCGAGCCCGCGCCAGCCCCGTCCTCGCCCGCTTCCCCATCCTGCTGCGGCAAGTGGCCGCTGCCAGCCACCTCAG ATCCACCATCCTGCAGGAGAGCAAGTCCCTGCTGAAGAGCCAGACCGTGTCGGACCAGGCAGTAGCAGAAGCCCTGTGTGCCATCATGCTGTTGGAGGACAGCTCTCCACGCCAGGCCCTCGCTGACTTCCTTCTGGCCAGGAAATTGGCCATTCAGCAGCTCCTCAACCAGCCACATCATG GTGCAGGGATAAAGGCTCAGGTGTGTTCCCTGATGGAGCTGCTAACCACTACCCTGTACCAGGCTCATGCTCTCTTCTACACCCTGCCCGAAGGGATGCCACCGGATCCCGCCCTGCCCTGCGGCTTGCTCTTCTCCACCCTGGAGAGCACCACAGCCCCGCACCCAGCAG GGAGAGGTGGGGTTTTAGAGGAGGAGGTGAAGCTGAGCAGCTGGTTCAGGTACCTCCCGGAGTCCGTGGTGGAGTTCCAGCCGGCCCTGCGGACGCTGGCACACCCCATCAGCCAGGACTACCTCAGAGACACACTGCAGAAGTGGATCGCCAT GTGCAGTGACGACATCAGGGCTGGGGTCAGCAACCTGCTGGTCTACGTGAAGAGCATGAAAGGCCTCGCGGGGATTCGCGACGCGGTGTGGGAGCTGCTCACCAGTGAGTCCATAAGCCAGAACTGGGAAGCGGTGTGCCGGCGCCTTTTGGACAAGCCTGCTTCCTTCTGGGAggacctgctgcagcagctcttcctggacAGGCTAGAg ACACTGACCAAGGAAGGGTTTGACTCCATCTCAAGCAGCTCCAAACAGCTTCTCACCTTAGCCTTGCAAGAACTCGAAGTCAAATCCAGCACCTCTACCCTCAGCAAGCACATCCAGTTTGAACACAACGTGGCCCAGTTCCTGTGGTCAGAGAGCTCCAGTGACCTGCCTTCCGATGCCGCGTGGGTCAACGTGGCAAACCGTGGCCAGTTGGCTAAGAGCGGCCTGTCCATGAAGGCCCAGGCGCTGACGCCGTGCGTGCAGAGCTTCTGCTCGGCTCTGGACTCCAAGCTGGAGGCTAGGTTGGACGATCTCCTCTCCTACCTTCCCACAGACTCCTCGGCCATCAAGGAGGCCGCTCCCACGGGGCAGCTGCGCTCTGCCTTCGACCGCTACGCTGACGCCGGTACGGTGGAGGGGCTGCTCCGCCACCACTGCGTCGCCTGCATCCaccacatcctgggctgtgtGCGTGAAGAGCTCCAGAGGGCCCAGACCTTACAGGGGGGGCAGGAGGATGCTCCCAGCGATGCCAGGCTGAACGCTGTTCTCTTCATGGCGAGACTCTGCCAGTCCCTGACCGAGCTCTGCCCTCACCTGAAGCGCTGTATCCTGGGCCGGTCGGGCAGCGCGGAGACGGCGCTGAAGGAAACGCGCTCCACCAAGAAACTGGGCAAGGGGAAAGTGGCCCAAGAAGTGACACCCGTGCAGGCCAAGTGGCAGGGGGTGAAggcagagctcctgcagcagagCCTGTTTGCTTACCAGATCTGGAGCTCAGCCATCACCAAA GGTCTGGTTCAGTGCTTTACCCGCACGTTGCTGCTCGACACAGCTGGCTCTGTCTTGGCCACAGCCACCAACTGGGATGAAATTGAAATTCAGGAGGAGACAGAGTCTGGAAACAGCGTCACGTCAAAGATCCGGCTGCCTGCGCAG CCATCGTGGTACGTCCAGTGCCTCCTCTTCAGCCTGTGCCAAGAGGTGAACCGGGTCGGTGGCCACACTCTTCCGAAAGTCACCTTGCAGGAGCTGCTGAGGACCTGCATGACAGAAGTGCTGGCTGCCTACGAAAAGCTCGTTGAAGAGAAGCAGGAGAAG AAAACCGGCACCTTCCCCATGACCCAGAACAGAGCTCTGCAGCTACTCTACGATCTGCGGTACCTGAGTATCATCTTGACGGCGAAGAGCGAGGAAGGAAAAACCAGCAGGATCAAGCCCGACTCTGG GATCGAAGCGGTGACCGACTTCCTGGAGGGACACATAGATCCGTTTGACTTGGATGTTTTCACTCCGCACTTGAACAGCAACCTTAATCGCCTGATTCAGCGAACCTCC GTTCTCTTCGGGCTGCTGACCGGGACAGAACACCAGTACCCGGGCCGGAGCGGTGCTCTGAGCTCCCAGGAGCTCCACAACATCCTGCCGTTAGCGTCCAGCCAGATCAG ATTTGGCCTTCTGCCGCTGAGTATGTCGAGTTCACGGAAGAGCAAGTCTGCTCCCAGGAGCACAGAAAGAGTTCAG
- the COG1 gene encoding conserved oligomeric Golgi complex subunit 1 isoform X3, with protein sequence MAAAAPTSAPPRLRAEAAMAARGAEAEALFEAHTAAELRAVERRLRAGIEQKREELRQMVGERYRDLIEAADTIAEMRLSAERLLGAVRGLQRGGAARPGPAAPARPPAQESFYRAAAQLKLLLDVPEKVWGAVEAGRYLPAARLHLLGGHLRCQLQLDAPRARASPVLARFPILLRQVAAASHLRSTILQESKSLLKSQTVSDQAVAEALCAIMLLEDSSPRQALADFLLARKLAIQQLLNQPHHGAGIKAQVCSLMELLTTTLYQAHALFYTLPEGMPPDPALPCGLLFSTLESTTAPHPAGRGGVLEEEVKLSSWFRYLPESVVEFQPALRTLAHPISQDYLRDTLQKWIAMCSDDIRAGVSNLLVYVKSMKGLAGIRDAVWELLTSESISQNWEAVCRRLLDKPASFWEDLLQQLFLDRLETLTKEGFDSISSSSKQLLTLALQELEVKSSTSTLSKHIQFEHNVAQFLWSESSSDLPSDAAWVNVANRGQLAKSGLSMKAQALTPCVQSFCSALDSKLEARLDDLLSYLPTDSSAIKEAAPTGQLRSAFDRYADAGTVEGLLRHHCVACIHHILGCVREELQRAQTLQGGQEDAPSDARLNAVLFMARLCQSLTELCPHLKRCILGRSGSAETALKETRSTKKLGKGKVAQEVTPVQAKWQGVKAELLQQSLFAYQIWSSAITKGLVQCFTRTLLLDTAGSVLATATNWDEIEIQEETESGNSVTSKIRLPAQPSWYVQCLLFSLCQEVNRVGGHTLPKVTLQELLRTCMTEVLAAYEKLVEEKQEKKTGTFPMTQNRALQLLYDLRYLSIILTAKSEEGKTSRIKPDSGCGAVLGFRDSRIEAVTDFLEGHIDPFDLDVFTPHLNSNLNRLIQRTSVLFGLLTGTEHQYPGRSGALSSQELHNILPLASSQIRFGLLPLSMSSSRKSKSAPRSTERVQCTADP encoded by the exons atggcggcggcggcgcccacGTCAGCGCCGCCCCGGTTGCGGGCCGAGGCGGCCatggcggcgcggggcgcggaggCCGAGGCGCTTTTCGAGGCGCACACGGCGGCCGAGCTGCGGGCGGTGGAGCGGCGGTTACGGGCCGGCATCGAGCAGAAGCGGGAGGAGCTGCGACAGATGGTGGGCGAGCGGTATCGCGACCTCATCGAAGCGGCCGACACCATCGCCGAGATGCGCCTCAGCGCCGAGCGCCTGCTGGGCGCCGTGCGGGGCCTAcagcggggcggcgcggcgcggcccggccccgcggcgccg gctCGGCCGCCGGCTCAGGAGAGTTTCTACCGGGCAGCGGCgcagctgaagctgctgctggatGTCCCCGAGAAGGTGTGGGGTGCCGTGGAGGCCGGCCGGTACCTGCCCGCCGCCCGACTCCACTTGCTCGGTGGCCACCTCCGCTGTCAGCTGCAGCTCGATGCGCCCCGAGCCCGCGCCAGCCCCGTCCTCGCCCGCTTCCCCATCCTGCTGCGGCAAGTGGCCGCTGCCAGCCACCTCAG ATCCACCATCCTGCAGGAGAGCAAGTCCCTGCTGAAGAGCCAGACCGTGTCGGACCAGGCAGTAGCAGAAGCCCTGTGTGCCATCATGCTGTTGGAGGACAGCTCTCCACGCCAGGCCCTCGCTGACTTCCTTCTGGCCAGGAAATTGGCCATTCAGCAGCTCCTCAACCAGCCACATCATG GTGCAGGGATAAAGGCTCAGGTGTGTTCCCTGATGGAGCTGCTAACCACTACCCTGTACCAGGCTCATGCTCTCTTCTACACCCTGCCCGAAGGGATGCCACCGGATCCCGCCCTGCCCTGCGGCTTGCTCTTCTCCACCCTGGAGAGCACCACAGCCCCGCACCCAGCAG GGAGAGGTGGGGTTTTAGAGGAGGAGGTGAAGCTGAGCAGCTGGTTCAGGTACCTCCCGGAGTCCGTGGTGGAGTTCCAGCCGGCCCTGCGGACGCTGGCACACCCCATCAGCCAGGACTACCTCAGAGACACACTGCAGAAGTGGATCGCCAT GTGCAGTGACGACATCAGGGCTGGGGTCAGCAACCTGCTGGTCTACGTGAAGAGCATGAAAGGCCTCGCGGGGATTCGCGACGCGGTGTGGGAGCTGCTCACCAGTGAGTCCATAAGCCAGAACTGGGAAGCGGTGTGCCGGCGCCTTTTGGACAAGCCTGCTTCCTTCTGGGAggacctgctgcagcagctcttcctggacAGGCTAGAg ACACTGACCAAGGAAGGGTTTGACTCCATCTCAAGCAGCTCCAAACAGCTTCTCACCTTAGCCTTGCAAGAACTCGAAGTCAAATCCAGCACCTCTACCCTCAGCAAGCACATCCAGTTTGAACACAACGTGGCCCAGTTCCTGTGGTCAGAGAGCTCCAGTGACCTGCCTTCCGATGCCGCGTGGGTCAACGTGGCAAACCGTGGCCAGTTGGCTAAGAGCGGCCTGTCCATGAAGGCCCAGGCGCTGACGCCGTGCGTGCAGAGCTTCTGCTCGGCTCTGGACTCCAAGCTGGAGGCTAGGTTGGACGATCTCCTCTCCTACCTTCCCACAGACTCCTCGGCCATCAAGGAGGCCGCTCCCACGGGGCAGCTGCGCTCTGCCTTCGACCGCTACGCTGACGCCGGTACGGTGGAGGGGCTGCTCCGCCACCACTGCGTCGCCTGCATCCaccacatcctgggctgtgtGCGTGAAGAGCTCCAGAGGGCCCAGACCTTACAGGGGGGGCAGGAGGATGCTCCCAGCGATGCCAGGCTGAACGCTGTTCTCTTCATGGCGAGACTCTGCCAGTCCCTGACCGAGCTCTGCCCTCACCTGAAGCGCTGTATCCTGGGCCGGTCGGGCAGCGCGGAGACGGCGCTGAAGGAAACGCGCTCCACCAAGAAACTGGGCAAGGGGAAAGTGGCCCAAGAAGTGACACCCGTGCAGGCCAAGTGGCAGGGGGTGAAggcagagctcctgcagcagagCCTGTTTGCTTACCAGATCTGGAGCTCAGCCATCACCAAA GGTCTGGTTCAGTGCTTTACCCGCACGTTGCTGCTCGACACAGCTGGCTCTGTCTTGGCCACAGCCACCAACTGGGATGAAATTGAAATTCAGGAGGAGACAGAGTCTGGAAACAGCGTCACGTCAAAGATCCGGCTGCCTGCGCAG CCATCGTGGTACGTCCAGTGCCTCCTCTTCAGCCTGTGCCAAGAGGTGAACCGGGTCGGTGGCCACACTCTTCCGAAAGTCACCTTGCAGGAGCTGCTGAGGACCTGCATGACAGAAGTGCTGGCTGCCTACGAAAAGCTCGTTGAAGAGAAGCAGGAGAAG AAAACCGGCACCTTCCCCATGACCCAGAACAGAGCTCTGCAGCTACTCTACGATCTGCGGTACCTGAGTATCATCTTGACGGCGAAGAGCGAGGAAGGAAAAACCAGCAGGATCAAGCCCGACTCTGGGTGCGGCGCAGTTCTGGGGTTCAGAGACTCGCG GATCGAAGCGGTGACCGACTTCCTGGAGGGACACATAGATCCGTTTGACTTGGATGTTTTCACTCCGCACTTGAACAGCAACCTTAATCGCCTGATTCAGCGAACCTCC GTTCTCTTCGGGCTGCTGACCGGGACAGAACACCAGTACCCGGGCCGGAGCGGTGCTCTGAGCTCCCAGGAGCTCCACAACATCCTGCCGTTAGCGTCCAGCCAGATCAG ATTTGGCCTTCTGCCGCTGAGTATGTCGAGTTCACGGAAGAGCAAGTCTGCTCCCAGGAGCACAGAAAGAGTTCAG
- the COG1 gene encoding conserved oligomeric Golgi complex subunit 1 isoform X1, whose translation MAAAAPTSAPPRLRAEAAMAARGAEAEALFEAHTAAELRAVERRLRAGIEQKREELRQMVGERYRDLIEAADTIAEMRLSAERLLGAVRGLQRGGAARPGPAAPARPPAQESFYRAAAQLKLLLDVPEKVWGAVEAGRYLPAARLHLLGGHLRCQLQLDAPRARASPVLARFPILLRQVAAASHLRSTILQESKSLLKSQTVSDQAVAEALCAIMLLEDSSPRQALADFLLARKLAIQQLLNQPHHGAGIKAQVCSLMELLTTTLYQAHALFYTLPEGMPPDPALPCGLLFSTLESTTAPHPAGRGGVLEEEVKLSSWFRYLPESVVEFQPALRTLAHPISQDYLRDTLQKWIAMCSDDIRAGVSNLLVYVKSMKGLAGIRDAVWELLTSESISQNWEAVCRRLLDKPASFWEDLLQQLFLDRLETLTKEGFDSISSSSKQLLTLALQELEVKSSTSTLSKHIQFEHNVAQFLWSESSSDLPSDAAWVNVANRGQLAKSGLSMKAQALTPCVQSFCSALDSKLEARLDDLLSYLPTDSSAIKEAAPTGQLRSAFDRYADAGTVEGLLRHHCVACIHHILGCVREELQRAQTLQGGQEDAPSDARLNAVLFMARLCQSLTELCPHLKRCILGRSGSAETALKETRSTKKLGKGKVAQEVTPVQAKWQGVKAELLQQSLFAYQIWSSAITKGLVQCFTRTLLLDTAGSVLATATNWDEIEIQEETESGNSVTSKIRLPAQPSWYVQCLLFSLCQEVNRVGGHTLPKVTLQELLRTCMTEVLAAYEKLVEEKQEKKTGTFPMTQNRALQLLYDLRYLSIILTAKSEEGKTSRIKPDSGCGAVLGFRDSRIEAVTDFLEGHIDPFDLDVFTPHLNSNLNRLIQRTSVLFGLLTGTEHQYPGRSGALSSQELHNILPLASSQIRFGLLPLSMSSSRKSKSAPRSTERVQVPPPALPRAEDEVSRPGSLFRQLVSEEEDTAAPSLFKLGWLSGMTK comes from the exons atggcggcggcggcgcccacGTCAGCGCCGCCCCGGTTGCGGGCCGAGGCGGCCatggcggcgcggggcgcggaggCCGAGGCGCTTTTCGAGGCGCACACGGCGGCCGAGCTGCGGGCGGTGGAGCGGCGGTTACGGGCCGGCATCGAGCAGAAGCGGGAGGAGCTGCGACAGATGGTGGGCGAGCGGTATCGCGACCTCATCGAAGCGGCCGACACCATCGCCGAGATGCGCCTCAGCGCCGAGCGCCTGCTGGGCGCCGTGCGGGGCCTAcagcggggcggcgcggcgcggcccggccccgcggcgccg gctCGGCCGCCGGCTCAGGAGAGTTTCTACCGGGCAGCGGCgcagctgaagctgctgctggatGTCCCCGAGAAGGTGTGGGGTGCCGTGGAGGCCGGCCGGTACCTGCCCGCCGCCCGACTCCACTTGCTCGGTGGCCACCTCCGCTGTCAGCTGCAGCTCGATGCGCCCCGAGCCCGCGCCAGCCCCGTCCTCGCCCGCTTCCCCATCCTGCTGCGGCAAGTGGCCGCTGCCAGCCACCTCAG ATCCACCATCCTGCAGGAGAGCAAGTCCCTGCTGAAGAGCCAGACCGTGTCGGACCAGGCAGTAGCAGAAGCCCTGTGTGCCATCATGCTGTTGGAGGACAGCTCTCCACGCCAGGCCCTCGCTGACTTCCTTCTGGCCAGGAAATTGGCCATTCAGCAGCTCCTCAACCAGCCACATCATG GTGCAGGGATAAAGGCTCAGGTGTGTTCCCTGATGGAGCTGCTAACCACTACCCTGTACCAGGCTCATGCTCTCTTCTACACCCTGCCCGAAGGGATGCCACCGGATCCCGCCCTGCCCTGCGGCTTGCTCTTCTCCACCCTGGAGAGCACCACAGCCCCGCACCCAGCAG GGAGAGGTGGGGTTTTAGAGGAGGAGGTGAAGCTGAGCAGCTGGTTCAGGTACCTCCCGGAGTCCGTGGTGGAGTTCCAGCCGGCCCTGCGGACGCTGGCACACCCCATCAGCCAGGACTACCTCAGAGACACACTGCAGAAGTGGATCGCCAT GTGCAGTGACGACATCAGGGCTGGGGTCAGCAACCTGCTGGTCTACGTGAAGAGCATGAAAGGCCTCGCGGGGATTCGCGACGCGGTGTGGGAGCTGCTCACCAGTGAGTCCATAAGCCAGAACTGGGAAGCGGTGTGCCGGCGCCTTTTGGACAAGCCTGCTTCCTTCTGGGAggacctgctgcagcagctcttcctggacAGGCTAGAg ACACTGACCAAGGAAGGGTTTGACTCCATCTCAAGCAGCTCCAAACAGCTTCTCACCTTAGCCTTGCAAGAACTCGAAGTCAAATCCAGCACCTCTACCCTCAGCAAGCACATCCAGTTTGAACACAACGTGGCCCAGTTCCTGTGGTCAGAGAGCTCCAGTGACCTGCCTTCCGATGCCGCGTGGGTCAACGTGGCAAACCGTGGCCAGTTGGCTAAGAGCGGCCTGTCCATGAAGGCCCAGGCGCTGACGCCGTGCGTGCAGAGCTTCTGCTCGGCTCTGGACTCCAAGCTGGAGGCTAGGTTGGACGATCTCCTCTCCTACCTTCCCACAGACTCCTCGGCCATCAAGGAGGCCGCTCCCACGGGGCAGCTGCGCTCTGCCTTCGACCGCTACGCTGACGCCGGTACGGTGGAGGGGCTGCTCCGCCACCACTGCGTCGCCTGCATCCaccacatcctgggctgtgtGCGTGAAGAGCTCCAGAGGGCCCAGACCTTACAGGGGGGGCAGGAGGATGCTCCCAGCGATGCCAGGCTGAACGCTGTTCTCTTCATGGCGAGACTCTGCCAGTCCCTGACCGAGCTCTGCCCTCACCTGAAGCGCTGTATCCTGGGCCGGTCGGGCAGCGCGGAGACGGCGCTGAAGGAAACGCGCTCCACCAAGAAACTGGGCAAGGGGAAAGTGGCCCAAGAAGTGACACCCGTGCAGGCCAAGTGGCAGGGGGTGAAggcagagctcctgcagcagagCCTGTTTGCTTACCAGATCTGGAGCTCAGCCATCACCAAA GGTCTGGTTCAGTGCTTTACCCGCACGTTGCTGCTCGACACAGCTGGCTCTGTCTTGGCCACAGCCACCAACTGGGATGAAATTGAAATTCAGGAGGAGACAGAGTCTGGAAACAGCGTCACGTCAAAGATCCGGCTGCCTGCGCAG CCATCGTGGTACGTCCAGTGCCTCCTCTTCAGCCTGTGCCAAGAGGTGAACCGGGTCGGTGGCCACACTCTTCCGAAAGTCACCTTGCAGGAGCTGCTGAGGACCTGCATGACAGAAGTGCTGGCTGCCTACGAAAAGCTCGTTGAAGAGAAGCAGGAGAAG AAAACCGGCACCTTCCCCATGACCCAGAACAGAGCTCTGCAGCTACTCTACGATCTGCGGTACCTGAGTATCATCTTGACGGCGAAGAGCGAGGAAGGAAAAACCAGCAGGATCAAGCCCGACTCTGGGTGCGGCGCAGTTCTGGGGTTCAGAGACTCGCG GATCGAAGCGGTGACCGACTTCCTGGAGGGACACATAGATCCGTTTGACTTGGATGTTTTCACTCCGCACTTGAACAGCAACCTTAATCGCCTGATTCAGCGAACCTCC GTTCTCTTCGGGCTGCTGACCGGGACAGAACACCAGTACCCGGGCCGGAGCGGTGCTCTGAGCTCCCAGGAGCTCCACAACATCCTGCCGTTAGCGTCCAGCCAGATCAG ATTTGGCCTTCTGCCGCTGAGTATGTCGAGTTCACGGAAGAGCAAGTCTGCTCCCAGGAGCACAGAAAGAGTTCAG